In the genome of Myroides phaeus, one region contains:
- the rlmF gene encoding 23S rRNA (adenine(1618)-N(6))-methyltransferase RlmF, whose product MRDAKATKKKLHERNKHQELYNFDKLKSYVPELEAFVIKNPSGVDTIDFANPEAVRLLNKAILMKDYKIKFWDMPKTNLCPPIPGRADYIHYIADLLAEGNNMQIPTGKAVKILDLGIGANAIYPIIGVAEYGWQFVASESEKQSIDTALHIIDNNPHLKKSVNIRFQPSKRNILKNIIQEKEYFDVVICNPPFFKSREEVMAKTTQKLKNIGKEVIGRPVQNFSGQNNELWCDGGEKAFITNYIYESKHFKRQAVWFTTLVSNKDHLKPLQNLLKKAEAKEVRVITMEQGNKVSRILAWKY is encoded by the coding sequence ATGAGAGACGCAAAGGCAACTAAAAAGAAATTACACGAACGAAATAAACACCAAGAGCTTTACAACTTTGACAAGCTAAAAAGCTATGTTCCTGAATTAGAGGCTTTCGTTATTAAAAACCCGTCAGGGGTTGATACTATTGATTTTGCTAATCCGGAGGCAGTGCGCTTGTTAAACAAAGCAATCTTAATGAAGGATTACAAGATAAAGTTTTGGGATATGCCTAAAACAAACCTATGTCCCCCTATTCCAGGGCGTGCTGACTATATTCACTATATCGCTGATCTGTTGGCAGAAGGGAATAATATGCAGATTCCGACCGGAAAAGCAGTGAAGATTTTAGACTTAGGAATTGGTGCTAATGCTATTTACCCAATTATTGGAGTAGCTGAATATGGCTGGCAATTCGTAGCTTCTGAATCTGAGAAACAGTCGATTGATACTGCTTTGCATATTATAGACAACAATCCTCATTTGAAAAAAAGCGTAAACATTCGCTTCCAACCGAGCAAACGCAACATCTTGAAAAACATTATTCAAGAGAAAGAGTACTTTGATGTGGTAATTTGTAACCCTCCGTTCTTTAAATCGCGTGAAGAGGTTATGGCTAAGACTACTCAGAAACTAAAAAATATTGGTAAAGAAGTTATCGGGCGACCTGTTCAGAACTTCAGCGGACAAAACAATGAATTATGGTGTGACGGTGGTGAAAAAGCGTTTATAACAAACTACATTTACGAGAGTAAACATTTTAAACGACAAGCTGTTTGGTTTACAACATTGGTGTCTAATAAAGATCACTTAAAACCATTGCAAAATCTATTGAAAAAGGCAGAAGCTAAAGAGGTTCGCGTAATTACAATGGAACAAGGAAATAAAGTTAGCCGTATCTTGGCTTGGAAATACTAA
- a CDS encoding ribonuclease Z, translating into MKLTILGCYAATPRTITNPTSQVLEMNGHMFLIDAGEGTQVQLRKKKLKFQRINHIFISHLHGDHFYGLIGLISTFMLLNRKADLHVYGPKGIKEVILLQLRLSNSFTGYNLYFHEQTSKESKVVFQDDKVIVRTIPLDHRVYTNGYLFESVPGERKLRIGAIEDLGIDRCYYQKIKNGGDITLDSGEVIKNKDISYDPDPTESYAFCSDTKYSEAVVPIIKNVKVLYHESTFLDSEEHYTERTKHCTAKEAGRIATLANAGTLVMGHYSTRYNDIKLFKKEAETVYSGQILLADDGKEFDL; encoded by the coding sequence TTGAAACTTACCATATTAGGCTGTTATGCCGCTACACCCCGAACTATTACAAACCCAACTTCTCAAGTTTTAGAGATGAATGGACATATGTTTTTAATTGATGCGGGTGAAGGAACGCAAGTGCAGTTAAGAAAAAAGAAGCTAAAATTCCAACGTATTAACCACATTTTTATCTCTCACTTACACGGAGATCACTTTTATGGGTTAATCGGTTTAATCTCTACGTTTATGTTGCTAAACCGCAAGGCGGACTTACACGTTTACGGTCCTAAAGGGATTAAGGAAGTTATTTTATTACAACTTCGATTATCTAATTCATTTACCGGATATAATTTGTACTTTCACGAACAAACAAGTAAGGAAAGTAAAGTAGTCTTTCAAGATGATAAGGTTATTGTACGTACAATTCCGTTAGATCACCGTGTTTATACAAACGGTTATTTGTTTGAAAGTGTACCAGGAGAACGCAAGTTGCGCATTGGAGCAATTGAAGACTTGGGAATCGACCGTTGTTATTACCAAAAGATTAAAAACGGAGGAGATATTACCCTTGACAGTGGTGAGGTGATTAAGAATAAGGATATTTCGTATGATCCAGACCCGACAGAGAGTTATGCTTTTTGTTCAGATACTAAGTACTCTGAGGCTGTAGTTCCAATTATTAAAAACGTAAAAGTGTTATATCACGAGAGTACGTTTTTAGATTCAGAAGAACATTATACAGAGCGAACAAAGCATTGTACGGCTAAAGAAGCAGGTAGAATTGCAACATTAGCAAATGCAGGAACATTGGTAATGGGACATTATTCTACGAGATATAACGATATTAAATTGTTTAAAAAAGAGGCAGAAACTGTTTACTCTGGTCAGATCTTATTAGCTGATGACGGTAAGGAGTTTGACCTATAA
- a CDS encoding lipocalin family protein has translation MRKVHLRLLLVFSAVILFFSSCQQKAEQAQAIENFEVKRYLGNWYEIARFDFKFEKDLNNTTASYSLNEDGSIRVVNKGYNPFTEEWKVAEGKAKFVREENIGQLKVSFFGPFYSGYNILALDENYQFALIGGKDLDYLWILSRAKTMPDAIKEEYLKIAERAGYDTSRLLWIEHNK, from the coding sequence ATGAGAAAAGTACATTTAAGGTTATTATTAGTTTTTAGTGCAGTTATATTGTTTTTTAGTTCGTGTCAACAAAAAGCAGAGCAAGCCCAAGCAATTGAAAACTTTGAGGTTAAGCGTTATTTGGGAAATTGGTATGAAATAGCTCGCTTTGACTTTAAGTTTGAAAAAGACTTGAATAATACAACGGCGAGTTATAGTTTAAATGAAGATGGATCAATACGCGTTGTAAATAAGGGATATAATCCTTTTACAGAAGAGTGGAAAGTAGCAGAAGGAAAGGCAAAGTTTGTTAGAGAAGAAAACATTGGACAATTAAAAGTGTCTTTTTTTGGTCCTTTTTACTCAGGTTACAACATTTTAGCGTTGGATGAGAACTATCAGTTTGCATTGATAGGAGGGAAAGACTTAGATTATTTATGGATTTTATCACGTGCAAAGACAATGCCTGATGCAATCAAAGAAGAATATCTCAAAATAGCTGAACGTGCGGGGTATGATACAAGTAGATTATTGTGGATTGAACACAACAAATAA
- a CDS encoding NADPH-dependent FMN reductase, whose protein sequence is MKALIFNGSLDEEAFRTSRRIAQYYADQFTKANVEVRQVHLSDFQIPIFQAKLMDNVPQTVHDFADAFREADVMIWLTPLYHGGMTGVMKNAIDWLEITAKDQPAYLTNKVVGFTCWSAGNQAMQGIQALDNIAKALRAWSLPYSIPMSNSDLYENNDIADAYKKKMSMMADLLIESQQR, encoded by the coding sequence ATGAAAGCTTTAATTTTTAATGGTTCTTTAGACGAAGAAGCATTCCGCACATCGCGACGTATTGCACAGTATTACGCTGATCAATTCACAAAGGCTAACGTAGAAGTACGACAAGTTCACTTATCAGATTTTCAAATCCCTATATTTCAAGCCAAATTAATGGATAACGTACCACAAACGGTACACGACTTTGCAGATGCTTTTAGAGAAGCAGATGTAATGATTTGGTTAACACCGCTATATCACGGAGGAATGACAGGGGTTATGAAAAATGCTATTGACTGGCTTGAAATTACAGCCAAAGATCAACCTGCTTACCTAACGAATAAAGTCGTTGGATTCACTTGTTGGTCTGCTGGAAACCAGGCTATGCAAGGTATTCAAGCGTTAGACAATATTGCTAAGGCATTGCGCGCTTGGTCATTGCCGTACTCTATCCCAATGAGTAATTCGGATTTATACGAAAACAACGACATTGCGGATGCCTACAAAAAGAAAATGAGTATGATGGCAGACTTACTAATAGAAAGCCAACAGCGATAA
- a CDS encoding DUF4878 domain-containing protein has translation MKKLIAIAGAALLFVSCSNGPKNTVQSFTENMAKGKVDEAKKYATESTGKLVDFAASVGGTPIEPNYKFEFIKDSIVDNKAWVKFKNQEGKEEEMQVVKIDGKWLVHIDSKK, from the coding sequence ATGAAAAAATTAATTGCAATTGCAGGAGCAGCACTATTATTTGTGTCGTGTTCAAATGGACCAAAAAATACGGTGCAGAGTTTTACTGAGAATATGGCTAAAGGGAAAGTGGATGAAGCTAAGAAATACGCTACAGAATCAACAGGGAAATTAGTTGACTTTGCAGCTTCAGTAGGAGGGACGCCTATTGAGCCTAACTATAAATTTGAGTTTATAAAAGATTCTATCGTTGATAACAAGGCGTGGGTAAAATTTAAAAACCAAGAAGGGAAAGAAGAGGAGATGCAAGTAGTGAAGATTGATGGTAAATGGTTGGTACATATCGACAGCAAGAAATAA
- the pdxH gene encoding pyridoxamine 5'-phosphate oxidase, with protein sequence MSDLGDYRKSYEKNVLLESDVDENPMMQFRKWFYEVEDFGGVDEVNAMTVSTIGLDGFPKSRVVLLKSYDENGFVFYTNYDSEKGKAILANPHICLSFFWASMERQVIIKGIATKATDVQSDNYFNSRPLGSQLGAIVSNQSEVIPSHDVLEQAIVTLEKEAEGKEVKRPDNWGGFVISPVSMEFWQGRPNRLHDRIRYTLTEDQLDWKIERLAP encoded by the coding sequence ATGAGCGATTTAGGTGATTACAGAAAATCGTATGAGAAGAACGTATTGTTGGAGAGCGATGTGGATGAGAATCCAATGATGCAGTTTAGAAAATGGTTTTACGAAGTAGAGGATTTTGGAGGAGTAGATGAGGTGAATGCAATGACCGTTTCTACAATAGGACTTGATGGCTTTCCGAAGTCGAGAGTGGTACTGTTGAAATCGTATGACGAGAACGGTTTTGTGTTTTATACTAATTACGACTCAGAAAAAGGGAAGGCTATTTTGGCTAACCCACACATATGTTTATCGTTTTTCTGGGCATCTATGGAACGTCAGGTAATTATCAAAGGGATAGCTACAAAAGCAACAGATGTACAGTCAGACAATTACTTCAACTCACGCCCTTTGGGAAGTCAGTTAGGGGCAATTGTATCTAATCAGAGTGAGGTTATTCCATCGCACGATGTGTTAGAACAAGCGATAGTAACGTTAGAAAAGGAAGCAGAAGGAAAAGAAGTAAAACGCCCTGATAACTGGGGAGGTTTTGTGATAAGTCCTGTTTCAATGGAGTTCTGGCAAGGACGTCCAAATCGACTACATGACCGTATTCGATATACATTAACAGAAGACCAATTAGACTGGAAAATAGAACGTTTAGCTCCATAA
- a CDS encoding YiiX/YebB-like N1pC/P60 family cysteine hydrolase, whose translation MVGTYRQQEINRLKGLYLLFIVLFIGCTSPKKVDDGLRLPATLNKGDVVVRQGNGYFSGFFRKLGSHEKKYSHIGLIDKVGDSLFVIHIEASELTGQGEVLREPISTFLKDIDTYAFYANMLSASQQQAVVSQATAYYKAKVAFDLEFDSANDDKLYCSELVAMSINKALDSTVIRPTLQYKEVLFYGLDDIYNASIFQEIE comes from the coding sequence ATGGTTGGTACATATCGACAGCAAGAAATAAATCGCTTAAAAGGGCTTTATTTGCTTTTTATCGTGCTTTTCATAGGATGCACTTCACCTAAGAAAGTAGATGATGGTTTACGACTACCAGCCACTTTGAATAAAGGAGATGTTGTTGTTCGTCAAGGCAATGGGTATTTTTCCGGTTTTTTTAGGAAACTTGGTTCACACGAGAAAAAGTATTCTCACATTGGGTTGATTGATAAAGTAGGAGATAGTTTATTTGTTATTCATATTGAAGCAAGTGAACTCACTGGTCAAGGGGAAGTATTGAGAGAGCCGATTTCGACATTTTTAAAGGATATAGATACGTATGCTTTTTATGCGAATATGCTATCCGCTTCACAACAACAAGCAGTGGTTAGTCAAGCTACAGCGTATTACAAAGCTAAAGTAGCGTTTGATTTAGAATTTGATAGTGCGAATGACGATAAGTTGTATTGTTCAGAATTAGTTGCTATGAGTATTAATAAAGCGCTGGATTCGACAGTGATTCGACCAACTTTACAGTATAAAGAAGTTCTGTTTTATGGATTAGACGACATTTATAATGCGTCAATTTTTCAAGAAATAGAGTAA
- a CDS encoding porin gives MRIKYLFCFFIFNSLSVFAQETEKEEEKLFGSITPATTVSGGKGKNKIDVFLDSKFENYTKFTSQNTSDSKFRTVQSRVYVKGTYDDKLTYSLRYRLNESTASKALEFAFLEYNINDNWTVSAGKQFIAWGSTELSYNSAELYMFTNIIASSQLFSPGASVTYKRAGQSYKLQVVSQGEQFVAEEYKNKAYGGLFLWEGELFNKHLKTRYGYGLMQHDAKKYYSWITIGNRLTFDKLMVEMDWVYGSYNLNDAQLNSHNPDTGLAYVRDNVTSATFKYKTKKLTPIVKAMYNYRSDLDNNVSYALSGISTAVEYYPFEKAPFQALRLYAAYNFYNYNYKKYDVKPADKNEHQIALGVRWMVPLF, from the coding sequence ATGAGAATTAAGTATTTATTTTGCTTTTTCATATTTAATTCCCTATCTGTTTTCGCACAAGAAACTGAGAAAGAAGAAGAAAAGCTATTCGGATCTATAACCCCCGCTACAACAGTTTCTGGTGGTAAAGGAAAAAATAAAATAGACGTGTTTTTAGATAGTAAGTTTGAGAACTACACTAAATTCACCAGTCAAAACACCTCAGACAGCAAGTTTCGAACTGTGCAATCGCGTGTTTACGTAAAGGGAACTTACGACGATAAGTTGACCTATTCATTGCGTTACCGTTTAAATGAGAGTACGGCATCAAAGGCTTTGGAGTTTGCCTTTTTGGAGTATAATATTAACGACAATTGGACTGTAAGTGCGGGTAAACAATTCATCGCTTGGGGTTCAACCGAGTTATCATATAACAGTGCTGAGTTGTATATGTTTACCAATATCATCGCCTCATCTCAGTTGTTTAGTCCCGGAGCGAGTGTAACCTACAAACGCGCAGGGCAATCCTATAAATTACAAGTGGTGTCACAAGGCGAACAATTTGTTGCAGAGGAGTATAAAAACAAAGCTTACGGAGGATTGTTTTTATGGGAAGGAGAGTTGTTTAACAAGCACTTGAAAACCCGTTATGGCTATGGGTTGATGCAACACGATGCCAAGAAATACTACAGTTGGATTACAATTGGAAACCGATTGACGTTTGACAAGTTGATGGTAGAGATGGATTGGGTGTATGGAAGTTACAATTTGAACGACGCACAATTAAACAGTCATAATCCAGATACAGGTTTAGCCTATGTACGAGATAACGTAACAAGTGCCACGTTTAAGTATAAAACAAAGAAGCTAACCCCAATTGTCAAAGCGATGTATAACTACAGAAGTGATTTAGACAATAACGTATCCTATGCGTTGTCAGGAATATCAACAGCAGTAGAATACTATCCGTTTGAGAAGGCACCATTTCAAGCCTTACGCTTATATGCCGCTTATAACTTCTATAATTACAATTACAAGAAGTACGATGTAAAACCAGCAGATAAAAATGAGCATCAAATAGCACTTGGCGTACGATGGATGGTTCCGTTGTTTTAA
- a CDS encoding ribonuclease Z: MKIKEKGHTIVVSSNEADIAAFVEKLSQQYESNFTTHNLIIDLTHSEAEVAEEDIELFEELAITHMEEANKSFVIVVSDIDFNEFDGDLIIVPTLQEAHDLIEMDEIQRDLGF; this comes from the coding sequence ATGAAAATAAAAGAAAAGGGACATACCATTGTTGTTAGTAGTAATGAAGCTGATATAGCGGCTTTTGTAGAAAAGCTTAGTCAGCAATACGAAAGCAATTTTACAACACATAACCTTATCATTGACTTGACACATTCGGAAGCTGAAGTAGCAGAAGAAGATATTGAGTTGTTTGAAGAGTTAGCCATAACCCATATGGAAGAAGCTAATAAATCTTTTGTTATTGTTGTGTCAGACATCGACTTTAACGAGTTTGATGGCGACTTGATTATAGTGCCAACCTTACAAGAGGCGCACGATTTGATTGAAATGGACGAAATCCAAAGAGATTTAGGATTTTAA
- a CDS encoding aspartate carbamoyltransferase catalytic subunit, with amino-acid sequence MKELSVNHLLGIKYINKNDIDLIFETADHFKEVINRPIKKVPSLRDITIANIFFENSTRTKLSFELAQKRLSADVISFSAAQSSVKKGETLIDTVNNILAMKVDMVVMRHNNAGAAHFLSKNVKASIINAGDGAHEHPTQALLDSYSIREKLGDVAGKKVVIVGDILHSRVALSNIFALQMQGAEVRVCGPKTLIPKHIESLGVKVESNLRKALEWCDVANMLRVQNERLDFSYFPTTREYSQQFGLDKALLDSLDKEIVVMHPGPINRGVEITSDVADSQQSVILDQVENGVAVRMAVIYLLASKIK; translated from the coding sequence ATGAAAGAACTAAGCGTAAACCACCTTTTAGGAATTAAATATATCAACAAAAACGACATTGATTTAATATTCGAAACAGCGGATCACTTTAAAGAAGTAATCAATCGTCCGATTAAAAAAGTTCCTTCCCTTCGAGATATTACTATCGCTAATATCTTTTTTGAAAACAGTACTCGTACTAAATTATCTTTCGAATTAGCCCAAAAACGTTTATCTGCTGATGTTATCAGTTTTTCTGCAGCACAGTCGTCTGTGAAAAAAGGAGAAACACTTATTGACACGGTAAATAATATCTTGGCAATGAAAGTAGATATGGTTGTTATGCGTCATAACAATGCAGGAGCAGCACACTTCTTATCTAAAAACGTGAAGGCGAGTATTATTAATGCAGGTGATGGAGCACACGAACACCCAACACAAGCGTTGTTAGATAGTTATTCTATTCGCGAGAAATTAGGAGATGTAGCAGGAAAGAAAGTGGTTATTGTAGGTGATATTCTTCACTCGAGAGTAGCCTTGTCTAATATCTTCGCTTTGCAAATGCAAGGAGCTGAGGTTAGAGTATGTGGTCCTAAAACGTTGATTCCGAAACATATTGAAAGTTTAGGAGTTAAGGTAGAGTCAAACTTGAGAAAAGCGTTAGAGTGGTGTGATGTTGCAAATATGTTACGTGTACAAAACGAGCGTTTAGATTTTAGTTATTTCCCAACAACAAGAGAATACTCTCAACAATTTGGGTTAGACAAAGCGTTGTTGGATTCATTGGATAAAGAAATTGTGGTAATGCACCCAGGTCCGATTAACAGAGGGGTTGAGATTACTTCAGACGTTGCAGATTCGCAACAATCAGTTATCTTAGACCAAGTTGAAAACGGAGTAGCTGTACGTATGGCAGTTATTTACCTTTTGGCTTCAAAAATTAAATAA
- a CDS encoding Smr/MutS family protein — protein sequence MLNKGDFVQVLDEDEEGVVTKVSGNDITIETKDGFILNYQANELLKIAKEDEVDMRSASTRSSINAALQDKVDPIKRSFTKEKRSRKDEFIMEVDLHIEKLTKDHKRMEKYDMLTLQLETARGQVEFAIRNRIPRIVFIHGVGEGVLKTELEFLFSRYPEVVAEDANYQKYGLGATQIYFKQNVNR from the coding sequence ATGCTAAATAAAGGAGATTTTGTACAGGTACTTGACGAAGATGAAGAAGGAGTGGTTACTAAAGTGTCTGGTAATGATATAACGATTGAAACTAAAGACGGCTTTATCTTGAATTATCAAGCGAATGAGTTGTTGAAAATAGCTAAAGAAGACGAAGTAGATATGCGCTCAGCAAGTACGCGTAGTTCTATTAACGCTGCTTTACAAGATAAGGTTGACCCTATAAAACGCTCGTTTACAAAGGAAAAGCGTTCTCGTAAAGATGAGTTTATTATGGAAGTTGATTTGCATATTGAGAAGTTGACAAAAGACCATAAACGTATGGAGAAGTACGATATGCTTACACTGCAATTAGAAACCGCAAGGGGACAAGTAGAGTTTGCAATTCGCAATCGCATACCACGTATTGTATTTATTCACGGTGTAGGTGAGGGAGTTTTGAAAACGGAGTTAGAGTTTTTGTTTAGTCGCTATCCAGAAGTAGTTGCTGAAGATGCAAATTACCAGAAGTATGGTTTAGGAGCTACGCAGATTTACTTCAAACAGAATGTAAATAGATAA
- a CDS encoding anion permease — protein MASKLDPIKPVPALVAVALTLIIWFLVPVPEGVSPNAWHLLALFVGTIAAIIGKALPIGGVSIVAIALVAITGVTNPGNSKAALADALSGFSNDLIWLIGISIMISISLSKTGLGARIGYFLISLFGKKTLGIAYSMAFAETILAPVTPSNTARGGGIIHPIMRSIASSFGSKPERGSTEKIGRYLALVNYNTNPITSAMFITATAPNPLIVSLIYEGTSPNQHISWMTWAAAAFVPAIVSLIVMPLVIFFLYPPEIKKTPDAPEFAKAQIKDLGPFSLAEKITLSVFILLLIMWAGVPAMIFGSAFVIQPTTAAFVGLAILIISGVLSWDDILKNKGAWDTVVWFAALVMMASFLGKLGLVSWLATTVGTGIDHLGVSWIVGVIILLLVYVYSHYFFASTTAHITAMFGAFFAAGIALGAPPMLLALALGFSSSLMMSLTHYGTGTAPIIFGSGYTTLGEWWKTGFVMSVVNLLIWIIIGGAWWKFLGFW, from the coding sequence ATGGCAAGTAAATTAGACCCCATTAAACCAGTACCAGCGTTAGTCGCTGTCGCGTTAACATTAATTATTTGGTTTTTAGTTCCAGTTCCTGAAGGAGTAAGTCCAAATGCGTGGCATTTGTTAGCATTATTCGTAGGAACAATTGCAGCAATTATTGGAAAAGCCCTACCTATTGGAGGGGTATCCATTGTAGCTATAGCATTAGTAGCCATAACAGGAGTTACTAATCCGGGTAACTCAAAAGCAGCGTTAGCAGATGCTTTGAGTGGTTTCTCAAACGACCTTATTTGGTTAATTGGTATATCAATTATGATTTCCATCAGTTTGAGTAAAACAGGATTAGGAGCACGTATTGGTTATTTTTTAATATCATTATTTGGTAAAAAGACATTAGGTATTGCCTATTCAATGGCTTTTGCAGAGACTATCTTAGCTCCTGTAACACCAAGTAACACAGCGCGTGGAGGAGGAATTATTCACCCTATTATGCGTTCGATTGCCTCAAGTTTTGGTTCTAAACCAGAGCGTGGTTCTACAGAGAAAATCGGTAGGTATTTAGCGTTAGTAAACTACAACACTAACCCAATTACATCAGCGATGTTTATTACAGCAACAGCACCAAACCCGTTAATTGTAAGTTTGATTTATGAAGGAACATCTCCTAATCAACACATTTCATGGATGACTTGGGCAGCTGCAGCGTTTGTACCAGCAATTGTTTCATTAATCGTGATGCCGTTGGTTATCTTTTTCCTTTACCCACCAGAAATTAAAAAGACACCAGATGCACCTGAGTTTGCAAAAGCACAGATTAAAGATTTAGGTCCTTTTTCATTAGCTGAGAAAATTACATTAAGTGTATTCATCTTGTTGTTAATTATGTGGGCAGGTGTACCAGCGATGATATTCGGTAGTGCCTTTGTGATACAACCAACTACAGCAGCTTTTGTGGGATTAGCGATTTTAATCATATCAGGAGTGTTAAGTTGGGATGATATCTTGAAAAACAAAGGAGCTTGGGATACAGTAGTATGGTTTGCTGCTTTAGTAATGATGGCGAGTTTCTTAGGTAAATTAGGATTGGTATCTTGGTTAGCAACAACAGTTGGAACAGGTATTGACCACTTAGGAGTAAGCTGGATTGTAGGTGTGATTATCTTGTTATTAGTTTATGTGTACTCACACTACTTCTTTGCAAGTACAACAGCACACATTACTGCGATGTTTGGAGCGTTTTTCGCAGCAGGTATCGCATTAGGAGCACCTCCAATGTTATTAGCATTAGCATTAGGTTTCTCTTCATCTTTAATGATGTCATTAACTCACTACGGAACAGGTACTGCTCCAATTATCTTTGGATCAGGATATACTACACTGGGTGAGTGGTGGAAAACAGGATTTGTTATGAGTGTTGTCAACTTGCTAATCTGGATTATTATCGGTGGAGCTTGGTGGAAATTCTTAGGATTCTGGTAA
- a CDS encoding GRAM domain-containing protein, with protein MKIGKDKIEVSLLAKAISIVITIVAYAIALVVIDLIFDELGTFRSYAIQSVSFGIFWFLLFDFTMNKFSKKVDKEIELDLEEGEELIAYGVANLFRNLNGKLFLTNKQLVFKSFQENLKTGTIKLTLDRIESIEKQKTMLIINNSLLVRTINGHEFKFVVNDRDEWLKVLNESLTLVKI; from the coding sequence ATGAAGATTGGAAAAGATAAGATTGAGGTAAGTCTACTGGCAAAGGCTATTTCTATTGTTATAACTATAGTGGCTTATGCTATAGCATTAGTGGTTATAGATTTAATTTTTGATGAATTAGGTACATTTAGGTCTTATGCCATACAATCCGTGTCTTTTGGTATTTTTTGGTTTCTATTATTTGATTTTACAATGAATAAGTTTTCTAAAAAGGTTGACAAAGAAATAGAACTTGATTTAGAAGAAGGAGAAGAGCTAATAGCCTATGGAGTTGCTAATTTGTTTCGTAATTTAAACGGGAAGTTGTTTTTAACCAATAAACAGCTTGTTTTTAAATCATTTCAAGAGAATTTAAAAACAGGAACTATTAAACTGACTTTAGATAGAATTGAAAGTATCGAAAAACAAAAGACAATGCTCATTATAAATAATAGTTTATTGGTACGTACAATAAATGGTCATGAGTTTAAGTTTGTAGTAAACGATCGTGACGAATGGTTAAAAGTGTTGAACGAGAGTTTGACTTTAGTCAAAATATGA
- the pyrR gene encoding bifunctional pyr operon transcriptional regulator/uracil phosphoribosyltransferase PyrR → MTPKVLLTSKEIDIILHRLACQLVEKHLDFSNTLLIGIQPRGKYLAERIKNILKNEYGIADIPLGFLDITFFRDDFRRNEKPLEANKTQIDFLVEDKKVVFIDDVLYTGRSIRAALTAIQSFGRPLDIELLVLIDRRFSRHLPIQPDYRGRQVDAFDDETVRVHWSEDGLNDNVFLQESEKN, encoded by the coding sequence ATGACTCCAAAAGTATTACTTACTTCAAAAGAGATTGACATTATTCTACATCGTTTGGCTTGTCAATTGGTAGAAAAACATCTTGATTTTTCGAACACTCTTCTTATTGGTATTCAGCCACGTGGAAAATATTTAGCAGAACGCATTAAAAATATTTTAAAGAATGAATATGGTATTGCAGATATCCCGTTGGGATTCTTAGATATCACGTTTTTCCGTGACGATTTTAGAAGAAATGAAAAACCTTTAGAAGCGAACAAAACACAAATAGATTTCTTAGTCGAGGACAAGAAAGTGGTATTTATTGATGACGTACTTTATACAGGGCGTAGCATTCGTGCCGCACTCACAGCTATTCAGTCCTTTGGTCGTCCTTTAGACATTGAACTACTTGTATTGATAGACCGTAGATTTAGCCGTCATTTACCTATTCAACCTGATTATAGAGGAAGACAGGTGGATGCTTTTGACGACGAAACTGTACGCGTACATTGGTCTGAAGATGGACTTAATGATAATGTATTCTTACAAGAAAGCGAAAAAAACTAA